One part of the Salinimonas iocasae genome encodes these proteins:
- a CDS encoding DUF3108 domain-containing protein — MKFFRKPVTQAIKISVAILFAVSPLSLSAQEEENQTASLPRLVPFEATYTAFKWGDDVGTVKMKLEPLADKQFSLTYSSKVSKFFLSDERFEHSIFFVDDNALIPSQYNYTRTGTGPDSSIKITFKEEPEPTVVVQGEENLAWNNELDNQLYRIDLGRQLAAGNENLAYDFINYRGQKRNYGIKILGEETLSLPYGKLQTIKVKLVRDSKTRETFAWYAPKLDYQLVRLQQFKDGDEQGDIKLNAYERL; from the coding sequence ATGAAATTCTTCCGGAAACCGGTTACGCAAGCGATTAAGATCTCTGTGGCGATACTGTTTGCTGTATCGCCACTGTCACTGTCTGCCCAGGAGGAAGAGAACCAGACCGCTTCCCTGCCCCGGCTAGTCCCTTTTGAAGCAACCTATACCGCGTTCAAATGGGGGGACGACGTTGGTACCGTTAAGATGAAACTCGAGCCGTTAGCGGACAAACAGTTTTCTTTAACGTATTCTTCAAAAGTATCGAAGTTTTTTCTTTCAGATGAAAGGTTTGAGCACTCAATCTTCTTTGTTGATGACAATGCACTGATTCCTTCACAATACAACTACACTCGCACTGGTACCGGGCCTGACTCTTCTATAAAAATCACTTTCAAGGAAGAACCGGAGCCTACCGTTGTTGTACAGGGAGAGGAAAACCTTGCCTGGAATAATGAGCTGGACAACCAGCTATATCGAATCGACCTGGGTCGGCAGCTGGCAGCGGGTAATGAAAATCTTGCTTACGACTTTATTAATTACCGGGGTCAGAAGAGAAATTACGGTATTAAAATTTTGGGGGAAGAAACCCTGTCCCTGCCTTACGGGAAACTGCAAACCATCAAGGTGAAACTGGTACGCGACTCTAAAACGCGTGAAACATTTGCCTGGTATGCGCCTAAGCTGGATTATCAGCTGGTGAGATTACAGCAATTTAAAGATGGTGATGAGCAGGGAGACATTAAGCTGAATGCTTATGAGCGCCTGTGA
- the purN gene encoding phosphoribosylglycinamide formyltransferase: MADKKNICVLISGTGTNLQALMDACDAGRIDGSISAVISNNADAFGLERARNAGIKTHCLSHKDFASRDDYDLALGDLLAQYDADCIVLAGFMRILTPEFVARFSGKLLNIHPSLLPKYRGLHTHQRAIENKDTEHGVSVHYVTPELDGGPVIVQSRVPVFDDDTVEDLAERVSEQELRIYPLVVKWFCEGRLAMKENKAVFDNEILPETGYASD; this comes from the coding sequence ATGGCTGATAAGAAAAATATCTGTGTGCTGATCTCTGGCACAGGAACAAACCTGCAGGCGTTAATGGACGCCTGCGATGCAGGTAGAATTGATGGCTCGATTTCAGCCGTTATTTCAAATAATGCTGATGCATTCGGACTAGAGCGCGCACGCAATGCCGGGATTAAAACGCATTGTCTTAGCCACAAAGATTTTGCATCGCGTGACGACTATGACCTCGCGCTGGGCGACCTGCTGGCACAATATGATGCCGACTGCATTGTACTGGCTGGCTTTATGCGTATTCTCACCCCTGAATTTGTGGCGCGATTCTCCGGCAAGCTGCTAAATATTCATCCTTCACTTTTGCCTAAATACCGCGGTTTACATACCCATCAGCGTGCTATTGAAAACAAAGACACAGAGCATGGCGTCAGCGTTCACTACGTTACACCTGAACTTGACGGCGGGCCAGTGATCGTACAAAGCCGTGTACCGGTATTTGATGATGACACTGTTGAGGATTTAGCCGAACGTGTAAGCGAACAGGAATTGCGAATTTATCCCCTTGTGGTTAAATGGTTTTGCGAAGGACGTTTGGCAATGAAGGAAAATAAGGCGGTATTTGATAATGAAATTCTTCCGGAAACCGGTTACGCAAGCGATTAA